From a single Lacerta agilis isolate rLacAgi1 chromosome 3, rLacAgi1.pri, whole genome shotgun sequence genomic region:
- the DACT2 gene encoding dapper homolog 2 isoform X1 has protein sequence MLLGRPAQQQQQRGPGGWDRCRVGERLQAALAGLQELQVLREKQRALVSGALAEQPTVDGRQARSKERRLEATLSALKEQLSRLRRQDVGLKGHLDQLDQQISELKLDVGKTSIEYLDSDSRPSSGFYDLSDGGSCSLSNSCTSVFSESISSSHASLLPSSQHPKTRLSIFDYRPKSADETTVHNQFQQQGAYIGNECQIKGCPDISGTPTRSRPRPVSTGDLERLALADAGYPKVTDPKSFPLLSPEGEIQFFCVDPKYQSDLVSKSGNEVYPYPSPLHAVALQSPLFSLAGPPSEKEARPLPNKVAPHTVGPSLIRTLPVAESRPGGYINKLLQLTRSRGNNQADAGERCLTKSQPFTMLQRLIIIPSPGGVKINSSGSQMEKQGSSLHGNKAEGKLRRGMPEGECAKQQGTQHSANVEQAAGPAHAESPLAVNGCYSASSSARDSPLTEAGESSLERSSSSSQLGTEDSSLSPANTNVAPTKKSHKKPVKAGGHDLVPQGGFVHAKFVPAESHQVRVRFANSKTKPVKVKRRSSEKVPRPGKQAFFVEKARGLHHVAARLPVEWSLPQRQLRGRNLIRRPTFAGEATGRSCSESSLYPVPFRLPQVPSGPELYQANAMYSLEAAYIDTTNKKKQRKWQSTVEISTKTQVASLSSGFALGPPRQSARRAGITRSVTMRARSKNRHPFRPGAYARSESDHSEYSAECASLFHSTIAETSEGEVSDYTANRFGDSESSESDSEGSSNGSSLTLDYDDEHELVWPDSSPRQPAAVPTSSKSLPPMPKLCRIKASKALKKKIRRFQPASLKVMTMV, from the exons ATGCTCCTAGGGAGgccagcgcagcagcagcagcagcgggggccGGGTGGCTGGGACCGCTGCCGGGTAGGCGAGAGGCTGCAAGCCGCCCTGGCCGGCCTCCAGGAGCTGCAGGTGCTGCGGGAGAAGCAGCGGGCGCTGGTGAGCGGGGCGCTGGCCGAGCAGCCGACGGTCGACGGCAGGCAGGCGCGCAGCAAGGAGCGGCGCCTCGAAGCCACCCTGAGCGCCTTGAAGGAGCAACTG TCACGTCTGAGGAGACAAGATGTTGGGTTGAAAGGCCACCTGGATCAGCTGGACCAACAAATTAGTGAACTGAAGTTGGATGTTGGCAAGACCTCCATTGAGTATCTTGACAGTGACAGCAGACCCAGCTCAG GCTTTTATGATCTGAGTGATGGCGGCTCCTGCTCCCTGTCCAATTCCTGTACATCAGTCTTCAGTGAATCCATCTCTTCTTCCCATGCCAGCCTCTTGCCAAGTTCCCAGCACCCCAAGACCCGTCTCAGCATCTTCGATTACCGCCCCAAATCTGCGGATGAAACCACAGTACATAACCAGTTCCAGCAGCAGGGAGCCTACATCGGTAATGAATGCCAAATCAAAGGTTGTCCTGATATTTCTGGAACTCCTACCAGGTCCAGGCCAAGGCCTGTTTCCACAG GTGACCTTGAAAGACTCGCCCTGGCAGATGCAGGATATCCTAAAGTAACTGACCCCAAAtcctttcctctgctctccccCGAAGGGGAAATCCAGTTCTTCTGTGTGGACCCCAAATACCAGAGTGACTTGGTCTCCAAAAGCGGGAACGAAGTGTACCCTTACCCTAGCCCTCTTCACGCTGTGGCTTTACAAAGTCCACTTTTTTCCCTGGCTGGGCCCCCGTCAGAAAAAGAGGCTCGCCCCTTGCCTAACAAAGTTGCCCCTCACACTGTTGGGCCCAGTTTGATTAGGACTCTGCCCGTTGCGGAGTCCAGGCCAGGAGGTTACATCAACAAACTGCTCCAGCTGACACGCTCCAGAGGAAACAATCAGGCGGACGCCGGTGAGAGGTGTCTAACAAAGAGCCAGCCATTCACAATGCTCCAGAGGCTCATTATAATCCCCAGCCCTGGTGGAGTGAAAATCAACAGCAGTGGCAGCCAGATGGAAAAACAAGGGAGCTCACTGCATGGTAACAAAGCGGAGGGGAAGCTGCGGAGGGGAATGCCTGAAGGGGAATGTGCCAAACAGCAGGGGactcagcacagtgcaaatgttGAGCAGGCGGCTGGCCCGGCCCATGCAGAGTCTCCGCTGGCTGTGAATGGCTGCTACTCTGCCAGTTCGTCAGCAAGGGATTCTCCTCTGACCGAAGCCGGAGAAAGCAGCCTGGAACGCAGCTCTTCCAGCTCCCAGCTCGGAACGGAGGATTCTAGCCTGAGCCCCGCAAACACGAATGTCGCCCCAACCAAGAAATCTCACAAGAAGCCTGTCAAGGCAGGAGGCCACGACCTAGTGCCTCAGGGTGGCTTTGTTCATGCCAAGTTTGTCCCCGCAGAATCCCATCAAGTCAGGGTCAGGTTTGCCAACTCTAAAACGAAGCCTGTGAAGGTGAAGAGGAGAAGCAGTGAGAAGGTACCGAGGCCTGGGAAGCAGGCTTTCTTTGTGGAGAAGGCAAGGGGACTCCACCATGTTGCTGCCAGGCTGCCCGTTGAGTGGAGTCTGCCTCAGAGGCAGCTCAGAGGAAGGAACCTCATTCGGAGGCCTACTTTTGCTGGGGAAGCTACAGGGAGGTCTTGCTCGGAgtccagcctgtaccctgtgccATTCAGACTCCCTCAAGTACCCTCTGGGCCTGAACTCTACCAGGCCAATGCCATGTATTCTCTCGAAGCGGCCTACATAGACACCACCAACAAGAAAAAGCAGCGTAAGTGGCAGTCTACGGTGGAAATCTCAACGAAAACCCAAGTGGCCAGCCTTTCAAGTGGCTTTGCCTTGGGGCCACCAAGGCAGTCAGCACGGAGAGCAGGGATTACACGCTCTGTCACAATGAGGGCCCGTTCCAAGAACCGCCACCCCTTTCGCCCTGGCGCATATGCCAGAAGTGAGTCCGATCACTCTGAATACTCTGCAGAGTGTGCCTCCCTTTTCCACTCCACCATTGCAGAGACCAGTGAAGGGGAGGTCAGTGACTATACAGCCAACCGCTTTGGGGACAGCGAGTCCAGCGAAAGTGATTCAGAGggcagcagcaatggcagcagcCTGACTCTTGACTACGACGATGAGCATGAACTGGTCTGGCCAGATTCTTCTCCCAGGCAGCCAGCAGCTGTTCCGACTTCGTCCAAGTCTCTTCCTCCGATGCCCAAACTCTGTCGTATCAAAGCTTCAAAGGCCCTCAAGAAGAAGATTAGGAGATTCCAACCGGCCTCTCTGAAAGTGATGACCATGGTTTGA
- the DACT2 gene encoding dapper homolog 2 isoform X2, whose protein sequence is MSDCKQTLVFSSWELMSRLRRQDVGLKGHLDQLDQQISELKLDVGKTSIEYLDSDSRPSSGFYDLSDGGSCSLSNSCTSVFSESISSSHASLLPSSQHPKTRLSIFDYRPKSADETTVHNQFQQQGAYIGNECQIKGCPDISGTPTRSRPRPVSTGDLERLALADAGYPKVTDPKSFPLLSPEGEIQFFCVDPKYQSDLVSKSGNEVYPYPSPLHAVALQSPLFSLAGPPSEKEARPLPNKVAPHTVGPSLIRTLPVAESRPGGYINKLLQLTRSRGNNQADAGERCLTKSQPFTMLQRLIIIPSPGGVKINSSGSQMEKQGSSLHGNKAEGKLRRGMPEGECAKQQGTQHSANVEQAAGPAHAESPLAVNGCYSASSSARDSPLTEAGESSLERSSSSSQLGTEDSSLSPANTNVAPTKKSHKKPVKAGGHDLVPQGGFVHAKFVPAESHQVRVRFANSKTKPVKVKRRSSEKVPRPGKQAFFVEKARGLHHVAARLPVEWSLPQRQLRGRNLIRRPTFAGEATGRSCSESSLYPVPFRLPQVPSGPELYQANAMYSLEAAYIDTTNKKKQRKWQSTVEISTKTQVASLSSGFALGPPRQSARRAGITRSVTMRARSKNRHPFRPGAYARSESDHSEYSAECASLFHSTIAETSEGEVSDYTANRFGDSESSESDSEGSSNGSSLTLDYDDEHELVWPDSSPRQPAAVPTSSKSLPPMPKLCRIKASKALKKKIRRFQPASLKVMTMV, encoded by the exons ATGAGTGATTGTAAGCAAACTTTGGTCTTTAGCAGTTGGGAGTTAATG TCACGTCTGAGGAGACAAGATGTTGGGTTGAAAGGCCACCTGGATCAGCTGGACCAACAAATTAGTGAACTGAAGTTGGATGTTGGCAAGACCTCCATTGAGTATCTTGACAGTGACAGCAGACCCAGCTCAG GCTTTTATGATCTGAGTGATGGCGGCTCCTGCTCCCTGTCCAATTCCTGTACATCAGTCTTCAGTGAATCCATCTCTTCTTCCCATGCCAGCCTCTTGCCAAGTTCCCAGCACCCCAAGACCCGTCTCAGCATCTTCGATTACCGCCCCAAATCTGCGGATGAAACCACAGTACATAACCAGTTCCAGCAGCAGGGAGCCTACATCGGTAATGAATGCCAAATCAAAGGTTGTCCTGATATTTCTGGAACTCCTACCAGGTCCAGGCCAAGGCCTGTTTCCACAG GTGACCTTGAAAGACTCGCCCTGGCAGATGCAGGATATCCTAAAGTAACTGACCCCAAAtcctttcctctgctctccccCGAAGGGGAAATCCAGTTCTTCTGTGTGGACCCCAAATACCAGAGTGACTTGGTCTCCAAAAGCGGGAACGAAGTGTACCCTTACCCTAGCCCTCTTCACGCTGTGGCTTTACAAAGTCCACTTTTTTCCCTGGCTGGGCCCCCGTCAGAAAAAGAGGCTCGCCCCTTGCCTAACAAAGTTGCCCCTCACACTGTTGGGCCCAGTTTGATTAGGACTCTGCCCGTTGCGGAGTCCAGGCCAGGAGGTTACATCAACAAACTGCTCCAGCTGACACGCTCCAGAGGAAACAATCAGGCGGACGCCGGTGAGAGGTGTCTAACAAAGAGCCAGCCATTCACAATGCTCCAGAGGCTCATTATAATCCCCAGCCCTGGTGGAGTGAAAATCAACAGCAGTGGCAGCCAGATGGAAAAACAAGGGAGCTCACTGCATGGTAACAAAGCGGAGGGGAAGCTGCGGAGGGGAATGCCTGAAGGGGAATGTGCCAAACAGCAGGGGactcagcacagtgcaaatgttGAGCAGGCGGCTGGCCCGGCCCATGCAGAGTCTCCGCTGGCTGTGAATGGCTGCTACTCTGCCAGTTCGTCAGCAAGGGATTCTCCTCTGACCGAAGCCGGAGAAAGCAGCCTGGAACGCAGCTCTTCCAGCTCCCAGCTCGGAACGGAGGATTCTAGCCTGAGCCCCGCAAACACGAATGTCGCCCCAACCAAGAAATCTCACAAGAAGCCTGTCAAGGCAGGAGGCCACGACCTAGTGCCTCAGGGTGGCTTTGTTCATGCCAAGTTTGTCCCCGCAGAATCCCATCAAGTCAGGGTCAGGTTTGCCAACTCTAAAACGAAGCCTGTGAAGGTGAAGAGGAGAAGCAGTGAGAAGGTACCGAGGCCTGGGAAGCAGGCTTTCTTTGTGGAGAAGGCAAGGGGACTCCACCATGTTGCTGCCAGGCTGCCCGTTGAGTGGAGTCTGCCTCAGAGGCAGCTCAGAGGAAGGAACCTCATTCGGAGGCCTACTTTTGCTGGGGAAGCTACAGGGAGGTCTTGCTCGGAgtccagcctgtaccctgtgccATTCAGACTCCCTCAAGTACCCTCTGGGCCTGAACTCTACCAGGCCAATGCCATGTATTCTCTCGAAGCGGCCTACATAGACACCACCAACAAGAAAAAGCAGCGTAAGTGGCAGTCTACGGTGGAAATCTCAACGAAAACCCAAGTGGCCAGCCTTTCAAGTGGCTTTGCCTTGGGGCCACCAAGGCAGTCAGCACGGAGAGCAGGGATTACACGCTCTGTCACAATGAGGGCCCGTTCCAAGAACCGCCACCCCTTTCGCCCTGGCGCATATGCCAGAAGTGAGTCCGATCACTCTGAATACTCTGCAGAGTGTGCCTCCCTTTTCCACTCCACCATTGCAGAGACCAGTGAAGGGGAGGTCAGTGACTATACAGCCAACCGCTTTGGGGACAGCGAGTCCAGCGAAAGTGATTCAGAGggcagcagcaatggcagcagcCTGACTCTTGACTACGACGATGAGCATGAACTGGTCTGGCCAGATTCTTCTCCCAGGCAGCCAGCAGCTGTTCCGACTTCGTCCAAGTCTCTTCCTCCGATGCCCAAACTCTGTCGTATCAAAGCTTCAAAGGCCCTCAAGAAGAAGATTAGGAGATTCCAACCGGCCTCTCTGAAAGTGATGACCATGGTTTGA